A part of Leishmania panamensis strain MHOM/PA/94/PSC-1 chromosome 34 sequence genomic DNA contains:
- a CDS encoding membrane transporter, putative (TriTrypDB/GeneDB-style sysID: LpmP.34.2660) codes for MAFVLLNESICSTMLLPFVGLLVAHLKGVSVNEAGYFSGILIGVFMLGQVVSSRMWGWVSDKYGRRFPLISGLFTSGFMMLGFGLSTSVWMCGIFRFMHGLFNGNVLVAKTMMADITDKTNAAKGFAFVSLCYGIGVLIGPTLGGTLHFEGFFWSTFDRNGLSPALTSLTRVLWSPYAHKHRREGLQRFVVGDGHHPEDPSASQGVYVGEIHISLVYVDVPLWSLLPSMRGRTTNMRRRKTVMLTIDLKRRLMSLTQRAAGGTSSA; via the coding sequence ATGGCGTTTGTTCTCCTCAACGAGAGTATCTGCAGCACGATGCTTCTGCCGTTTGTAGGGCTACTCGTTGCGCACCTGAAAGGCGTTTCCGTCAATGAAGCGGGCTACTTCTCGGGGATTCTAATCGGAGTCTTTATGCTCGGCCAGGTTGTGAGCTCGCGAATGTGGGGCTGGGTGAGCGACAAGTACGGGCGCCGGTTTCCCCTCATCAGTGGCCTGTTCACAAGCGGCTTCATGATGCTGGGCTTTGGTCTCAGCACgagtgtgtggatgtgcggCATTTTCCGATTCATGCACGGCCTTTTCAACGGCAATGTGTTGGTTGCCAAGACGATGATGGCGGACATTACCGACAAAACAAACGCGGCCAAGGGTTTTGCCTTCGTCAGTCTGTGTTATGGAATCGGCGTCTTGATCGGCCCCACGCTGGGTGGTACGCTGCACTTTGAAGGTTTCTTCTGGTCAACCTTTGACAGAAATGGCTTGTCCCCTGCCCTGACCTCCTTGACCAGAGTCTTGTGGAGCccatacgcacacaaacacaggCGTGAAGGTCTGCAGCGTTTTGTTGTTGGTGATGGTCACCATCCAGAAGATCCCTCTGCTTCTCAGGGTGTATATGTAGGGGAGATTCACATCAGTCTGGTGTACGTTGACGTCCCTTTGTGGAGTCTTTTGCCTAGTATGAGAGGAAGAACGACTAATATGCGAAGACGGAAAACAGTGATGTTAACGATAGATTTGAAAAGGCGATTGATGTCATTGACTCAACGTGCAGCGGGAGGGACCAGCAGTGCATGA
- a CDS encoding membrane transporter, putative (TriTrypDB/GeneDB-style sysID: LpmP.34.2670) codes for MTPKERTASFYTNMATLSTVLVSESLSATLMMPFVGLLVAHLEDIPPSKAGYVSGLLISIYQLGQMLTGKLWGTASDRVGRKPIIQVGLLTNALASIFFGMSPSLKLCIITRFIQGCANGNVLVAKTVIADITDKETEGMGFAAINIFWGVGSVVGPALGGHLYNPIHHAVLGPWLFPGMSEDSGNIFVVHPALLPCLLISLISVITLLVISRVLPETNRRPVEPFMSLFMSTSQRKCRSSDVPQQHGMGVADHVNSAEQIAVIEDDDYDGGVVAEDAYQNAAAADDLSGREGGASLHPLLSKEAFASTSLPSTQESLKQLAAISSFTRNFGSSSPDTGMSGGASRYGLSERHTSHVPPHSSLACLLQNARCCEGSGHTLPGRLDKKVALSPLHSLPETQFKEKTDCRKSFSCKPHDGTADSALLRHASQTVTLGFREVFALPSSRTVLIMYMCIASTDSALLEVILLWAIAERPKGGLDLASADIGILLGISSVVYAAASLLFSRILKCLGGATRPLWDFSVLLWCITCILTPRCAYLTDKSTMFYAVAVATSTREIGISWCFSIIFMCVVRSAPNECVGSINGIAQSIASLSRMTTMAVIPPLFAWSLNGVTHPFPFNYHFVFWITCVPLLLSIILSSLLPIRVSG; via the coding sequence ATGACGCCCAAGGAGAGAACAGCCTCCTTCTACACCAACATGGCCACTCTCTCGACCGTGTTAGTGTCAGAGTCGCTCTCGGCGACGCTCATGATGCCGTTTGTGGGACTGCTTGTGGCGCATCTCGAGGACATTCCACCTAGTAAGGCGGGCTACGTGTCTGGTCTGCTGATTTCCATTTATCAGCTGGGTCAGATGTTGACGGGGAAGCTGTGGGGGACGGCAAGCGACCGAGTCGGGCGGAAGCCGATTATTCAGGTAGGACTCCTAACGAACGCCCTAGCATCCATCTTCTTTGGCATGAGCCCAAGTTTGAAGCTCTGCATAATCACACGCTTTATCCAAGGCTGTGCTAACGGGAACGTGCTGGTGGCGAAGACGGTGATTGCAGACATCACCGACAAGGAGACAGAAGGTATGGGCTTTGCGGCCATTAACATTTTCTGGGGGGTGGGCTCTGTGGTCGGGCCAGCGCTTGGAGGACACCTCTACAACCCGATTCACCACGCCGTACTGGGCCCCTGGCTGTTCCCTGGTATGTCGGAGGACAGCGGCAACATCTTTGTGGTGCatccagcgctgctgccgtgcttgCTAATCAGCCTCATTTCAGTAATCACACTCCTCGTGATTTCGCGAGTCTTGCCAGAGACCAACCGCCGCCCAGTCGAGCCCTTCATGTCACTCTTTATGTCTACCTCGCAGCGGAAATGTCGATCGTCCGACGTGCCCCAACAGCACGGCATGGGTGTTGCCGACCACGTCAACTCTGCCGAACAGATTGCCGTTATCGAAGATGACGACTACGATGGGGGTGTTGTTGCTGAGGATGCGTACCAAAatgcggcagccgcggaTGACCTTAGCGGACGCGAAGGTGGCGCATCCTTGCATCCGCTGCTTTCGAAAGAGGCGTTTGCATCTACAAGCCTACCGTCAACGCAGGAGAGCCTGAAACAGTTGGCTGCTATCTCCTCATTCACAAGAAACTTTGGCAGTTCGAGCCCCGATACTGGAATGAGTGGAGGCGCTAGTCGATACGGCCTTTCAGAGCGGCATACATCCCATGTGCCCCCTCACTCTTCTTTAGCGTGCCTGCTCCAAAATGCGCGTTGCTGTGAGGGCAGCGGTCACACTCTGCCGGGTCGACTCGACAAGAAGGTGGCGTTGTCGCCGCTCCATTCGTTACCAGAGACGCAGTTCAAGGAAAAGACCGACTGTCGGAAGTCGTTTTCTTGTAAGCCTCACGATGGCACAGCTGATAGCGCCTTACTGAGGCATGCTTCTCAAACGGTTACGCTTGGGTTTCGAGAGGTATTTGCGCTGCCGAGCTCGCGGACCGTATTGATCATGTACATGTGTATTGCCTCCACGGACAGTGCGCTGCTGGAAGTGATTCTGCTTTGGGCAATTGCAGAGCGCCCCAAAGGGGGCCTGGACCTTGCCTCCGCCGACATTGGTATTCTCCTGGGCATCTCTTCTGTTGTATATGCTGCAGCGAGTTTGCTCTTTAGTCGTATCCTGAAGTGTCTCGGCGGCGCCACACGACCACTGTGGGACTTTTCAGTGCTTCTGTGGTGCATCACCTGTATCCTTACACCCCGCTGTGCGTACTTGACGGACAAGTCCACCATGTTCTatgccgttgctgttgccaccTCGACGCGCGAGATAGGTATCTCCTGGTGCTTCTCCATCATCTTCatgtgtgtggtgcgcagTGCGCCGAACGAGTGCGTCGGCTCAATCAACGGAATCGCTCAGTCAATCGCCTCCTTATCGCGCATGACGACGATGGCAGTAATTCCGCCGCTCTTTGCGTGGTCGCTGAACGGCGTCACACACCCGTTCCCGTTCAACTATCATTTTGTCTTCTGGATTACGTGCGTGCCACTGCTTCTGAGTATtatcctctcctcccttctgccAATCCGAGTGTCGGGCTGA